From the Cyanobacteria bacterium FACHB-DQ100 genome, one window contains:
- a CDS encoding 50S ribosomal protein L32, which translates to MAVPKKKTSNAKRDQRKATWKRKANLQAQRALSLGKSILTGRAKGFVYPTEEEGEEE; encoded by the coding sequence ATGGCAGTTCCTAAGAAGAAAACCTCCAACGCCAAGCGCGACCAGCGCAAAGCGACTTGGAAACGCAAAGCCAATCTGCAAGCCCAACGCGCTCTGTCTCTCGGCAAATCGATTCTCACCGGACGGGCAAAAGGCTTCGTCTATCCGACCGAAGAAGAAGGCGAAGAAGAATAA
- a CDS encoding sulfite oxidase-like oxidoreductase: MLGKYFKKPEPQHGDRVPPGQRLATGFPVLTYGDTPDIDRSNWQFRVWGLAQEKVFSWDDFMALPQSEFTADFHCVTTWSKLDVQWVGVKVTDFMNAIAVDPKAVHIMEHCYGGYTTNISMEDFVREENFFAHTLFGEPLPADHGGPLRLVVPHLYAWKSAKWINGLEFLSKEDLGFWERNGYHHRGDPWKEERYSGRFF, from the coding sequence ATGTTAGGCAAATATTTCAAAAAGCCAGAACCGCAACATGGCGATCGTGTTCCTCCCGGTCAGAGACTAGCGACAGGATTTCCCGTTCTGACCTACGGCGACACTCCAGACATCGATCGTTCTAATTGGCAATTTCGCGTCTGGGGACTGGCTCAGGAGAAAGTTTTCTCCTGGGACGACTTCATGGCGCTGCCGCAAAGCGAATTTACCGCCGATTTTCACTGCGTTACTACTTGGTCAAAGCTGGATGTGCAGTGGGTCGGCGTGAAAGTGACCGACTTTATGAACGCGATCGCAGTCGATCCGAAAGCCGTGCACATTATGGAACATTGCTACGGCGGCTATACAACGAATATCTCGATGGAAGATTTCGTCCGAGAAGAAAACTTCTTTGCTCATACGCTGTTTGGTGAGCCGTTACCAGCCGATCATGGTGGGCCATTGCGTTTAGTCGTTCCCCACCTGTACGCCTGGAAAAGCGCAAAATGGATTAATGGTTTAGAATTTCTGTCAAAAGAAGACTTAGGATTTTGGGAGCGCAACGGCTATCATCACCGAGGCGACCCCTGGAAAGAAGAACGCTATAGCGGAAGATTCTTCTAA